A genomic segment from Candidatus Viadribacter manganicus encodes:
- a CDS encoding ActS/PrrB/RegB family redox-sensitive histidine kinase, translating into MAVTESRAPAPIPSVWSATSRVRIRTLVLLRWLAIAGQTVAVLFVRYGLEVDFPLDWALVAIGISIVVNLILTRRSQELAREWEAAAQLAYDAVQLAVLLALTGGLQNPFVFLFVAPVAVSATVLRPAVTAMLAALTFFCVGAISVWRLPLPWPDDSAFVMPPLYQMGIAAAVLVGLGFTSVYAWRVAAEEERLNIALAAVQAVLSREQTLSALGGLAAAAAHELGTPLATIHLVAKEMTRELSPDDPRYEDLQLLVTQSERCRGILAQLSANRERGDVMIQRAPIRSLLEEVTSPHEGLGAEIVIVTEGEGALEVRRMPEIVHALGGFVENAVGFARSRVEIEARWTRDDVEIVVRDDGPGFASAILNRLGEPYLTERDEEGIAGGLGLGFFISKTLLERTGAKLEVRNRRPPNRGALVKAVWPRASIEAPAL; encoded by the coding sequence TCCGCTGGCTCGCGATTGCCGGCCAAACCGTTGCCGTGCTCTTCGTCCGCTACGGGCTCGAGGTCGATTTTCCCCTCGACTGGGCGCTCGTGGCGATCGGCATTTCAATCGTCGTCAATCTCATTTTGACGCGTCGAAGCCAAGAGCTTGCGCGTGAATGGGAAGCGGCGGCGCAACTTGCTTATGACGCGGTTCAGCTTGCAGTGCTGCTCGCGCTTACGGGCGGCCTTCAAAATCCATTCGTGTTTCTCTTCGTCGCGCCTGTCGCCGTTAGCGCCACCGTTTTGCGGCCAGCTGTTACAGCAATGCTGGCGGCGCTTACCTTTTTCTGTGTCGGCGCAATTTCGGTCTGGCGGCTGCCTCTGCCTTGGCCGGATGACTCGGCCTTCGTCATGCCTCCACTTTACCAGATGGGCATCGCGGCCGCTGTGCTGGTCGGCCTTGGCTTCACGAGCGTTTACGCTTGGCGCGTTGCGGCCGAAGAGGAACGCCTCAACATCGCACTTGCCGCCGTGCAGGCGGTGCTATCGCGCGAACAGACACTCTCGGCATTAGGTGGCCTGGCCGCAGCAGCCGCGCACGAACTCGGCACGCCGCTCGCAACCATTCACCTCGTCGCCAAAGAGATGACGCGCGAATTGAGTCCAGACGATCCACGTTACGAAGATCTCCAATTGCTCGTGACCCAGAGCGAGCGTTGTCGCGGCATCCTTGCGCAACTCTCCGCCAATCGTGAACGCGGCGACGTCATGATCCAGCGTGCGCCGATCCGTTCGCTGCTGGAAGAAGTCACCTCACCGCACGAAGGCTTGGGCGCTGAGATCGTCATTGTGACGGAAGGCGAAGGGGCCCTTGAAGTCCGCCGTATGCCAGAAATCGTTCACGCACTTGGCGGGTTCGTTGAGAACGCGGTTGGGTTCGCCCGCTCGCGCGTCGAGATAGAGGCGCGCTGGACGCGCGATGACGTCGAGATCGTTGTGCGTGACGATGGGCCCGGATTTGCTTCCGCTATCCTCAACCGTCTGGGTGAGCCCTACCTGACAGAGCGCGACGAAGAAGGCATCGCTGGCGGTCTTGGCCTTGGCTTCTTCATTTCTAAAACACTGCTGGAGCGGACCGGCGCGAAGCTGGAGGTTCGCAACCGCCGTCCGCCAAACAGAGGCGCTTTGGTCAAAGCCGTCTGGCCGCGAGCCTCCATCGAAGCGCCCGCGCTTTGA
- a CDS encoding ActR/PrrA/RegA family redox response regulator transcription factor translates to MTTEAPLEGEKTLLILDDDAAFRTRLARALEQRGFEVLAASSVAEASEITTKTPPAYAVLDLRLEDGSGLAVVEALNKSRPDCRVVILTGYGAIATAVAAVKAGAIDYLAKPADPEDIVKALLASPDEKPEPPENPMSADRIRWEHIQRVYELCGHNVSETARRLNMHRRTLQRILAKRAPR, encoded by the coding sequence ATGACCACCGAAGCGCCCCTAGAAGGCGAAAAAACTCTCCTCATTCTTGATGACGACGCGGCGTTCCGCACGCGTTTGGCGCGTGCGTTGGAGCAACGCGGCTTTGAGGTGCTTGCCGCATCAAGCGTGGCCGAAGCGAGCGAAATCACGACAAAGACCCCGCCGGCATATGCGGTCCTCGATCTGCGCCTCGAGGACGGCTCGGGCCTCGCGGTCGTTGAAGCACTGAACAAGAGCCGCCCCGACTGTCGCGTCGTGATCCTGACGGGCTATGGCGCCATCGCGACCGCGGTGGCCGCAGTGAAGGCTGGCGCCATCGATTATCTGGCAAAGCCCGCCGATCCCGAAGACATCGTCAAAGCCTTGCTGGCCTCGCCGGATGAAAAACCCGAGCCGCCAGAAAATCCGATGTCGGCAGATCGCATCCGCTGGGAGCATATTCAGCGCGTCTACGAATTGTGCGGTCACAACGTGTCCGAGACCGCCCGACGCCTCAACATGCACCGCCGCACGCTGCAGCGCATTTTGGCCAAGCGCGCACCGCGTTAA
- a CDS encoding exo-beta-N-acetylmuramidase NamZ domain-containing protein encodes MKFGIDRLLEDASLRAALKGKRVALVAHPASVTRNLTHSLDALMALDDVNISAAFGPQHGMKGDKQDNMVESRDYTDPAHGIPVFSLYGDQRRPTGQMMSTFDVVLIDLQDLGCRIYTFITTLLYMIEACAADGKEVWVLDRPNPAGRPVEGLTLRRGWESFVGAGPIPMRHGLTLGELGHWFIEHYKLNVRYRVIEMEGYRPDDAPGYGWPLGERTWVNPSPNAPNLWMARAYAGTVMVEGATLSEGRGTTRPLEIFGAADINARDVLNEMERFAPQWLAGCKLREIWFEPTFHKWEGELCHGVQIHCEDPAHYNHEAFKPWRVQALAFKAIRRLYPDYELWREFSYEYVFDKLAIDVINGSPLLREWVDEPDTVAGDLDAITVPDEQAWIAERAKHLIY; translated from the coding sequence ATGAAGTTCGGCATTGATCGCCTGCTGGAAGATGCGTCGTTGCGTGCGGCGTTGAAAGGCAAGCGCGTGGCGTTAGTGGCGCATCCAGCTTCGGTGACGCGCAATCTTACCCACTCGCTTGATGCGCTTATGGCGCTGGACGATGTGAACATCTCGGCTGCGTTCGGGCCGCAGCACGGTATGAAGGGCGATAAGCAGGACAATATGGTGGAGTCGCGTGACTACACCGATCCAGCCCACGGCATCCCGGTGTTCAGCCTCTACGGCGATCAGCGCAGGCCAACTGGCCAGATGATGTCAACGTTCGATGTCGTCCTGATCGATCTGCAGGACCTTGGCTGCCGCATCTACACGTTCATCACGACGCTTCTCTACATGATTGAGGCCTGCGCTGCTGACGGCAAGGAAGTCTGGGTTCTGGATCGCCCAAATCCCGCCGGCCGGCCGGTTGAAGGGCTAACGCTGCGCCGTGGCTGGGAGAGTTTTGTGGGCGCCGGCCCGATTCCGATGCGGCACGGCCTTACGCTTGGCGAACTCGGTCATTGGTTCATCGAGCACTACAAACTCAACGTCAGGTATCGTGTCATTGAGATGGAAGGTTATCGGCCCGACGACGCGCCCGGTTACGGCTGGCCGTTAGGCGAGCGTACCTGGGTCAACCCTTCACCCAACGCGCCAAACCTTTGGATGGCGCGCGCTTATGCCGGCACGGTGATGGTGGAAGGCGCCACGCTATCTGAGGGACGCGGCACGACGCGGCCGCTCGAGATATTCGGCGCAGCCGACATCAACGCGCGCGATGTGTTGAACGAGATGGAGCGGTTCGCGCCGCAGTGGCTCGCCGGATGTAAGCTGCGAGAGATTTGGTTCGAGCCGACCTTTCACAAATGGGAGGGCGAACTCTGCCACGGTGTTCAAATTCACTGCGAAGATCCCGCGCACTATAATCACGAGGCCTTCAAGCCTTGGCGAGTGCAGGCGCTCGCTTTCAAGGCTATCAGGCGGCTCTATCCTGACTATGAATTGTGGCGTGAGTTCTCGTACGAATACGTGTTCGACAAACTTGCGATCGACGTGATCAACGGATCGCCGTTGCTGCGTGAATGGGTGGACGAGCCCGACACTGTCGCTGGCGATCTCGATGCGATAACCGTGCCCGATGAGCAGGCCTGGATCGCTGAACGCGCAAAGCACCTGATCTATTGA
- a CDS encoding DOMON-like domain-containing protein, giving the protein MLHQLICHSDTPSAAVDRIDVAVARPEPGILALRYTVAGRIASISLAPPSEPQRTDDLWRTTCFEAFVEAAPGAGYYEFNLSPSSKWAAYHFTDYREGMALAELSPPAIITGANATHIDVDALIYLPANDEPWQLALTAVIEETDGAKSYWALKHPPGKADFHHSDGFVLELA; this is encoded by the coding sequence GTGCTGCACCAATTGATTTGCCATTCGGACACGCCAAGCGCCGCCGTCGATCGGATCGATGTCGCCGTCGCTCGTCCGGAGCCCGGAATTTTAGCGTTGCGCTACACCGTCGCCGGGCGGATCGCGAGCATCAGTCTTGCGCCTCCGTCTGAGCCCCAGCGGACCGATGATCTGTGGCGGACGACGTGTTTTGAGGCGTTCGTCGAGGCAGCTCCGGGTGCTGGTTATTACGAGTTCAATTTGTCGCCTTCGAGCAAATGGGCAGCTTACCACTTCACGGATTATCGCGAGGGTATGGCGCTGGCGGAGCTCTCGCCGCCCGCGATCATTACAGGCGCTAACGCCACGCATATCGATGTCGATGCGCTAATTTATCTGCCGGCCAACGATGAGCCTTGGCAGTTGGCGCTGACGGCGGTCATTGAAGAGACGGACGGGGCTAAGTCGTACTGGGCGTTGAAGCATCCACCGGGCAAGGCGGACTTTCATCACTCAGATGGTTTTGTTTTGGAGCTGGCATGA
- the tyrS gene encoding tyrosine--tRNA ligase yields MTTEANLQSPFLRDAVARGQFHQCTDLEGLDKAALAGVTGYIGFDMTAPSLHVGNLTQIMYLRRLQQAGGKPIVLLGGGTTRVGDPSGKEEMRQLLSEEQIVKNTNSIRGTFEKFLKFGDGPSDATLVDNSEWLLKLNYLEFLRTVGRHMSVNRMLSMDSVKLRLEREQPMSFIEFNYMILQAYDFVELKKRYNCSLQMGGSDQWGNIVNGVELGRRMESYNLFGLTQPLITTASGAKMGKTADGAVWLNADMKSPYEYWQYWRNSEDADVGRFLKIFTDLPLHEIARLEALQGAEINDAKKVLATEATALLHGRDEANKAQEAARATFEQGARSDNLPTFPVTSDELAQGLRVTAAFTRAELVASNGEAKRHISAGALRVNDNAISDEAAMLTSADVVDGAIKLSLGKKKHALLRVT; encoded by the coding sequence TTGACCACCGAAGCCAACCTCCAGTCCCCATTCCTCCGCGACGCCGTCGCGCGTGGTCAGTTCCACCAATGCACTGACCTTGAAGGATTGGACAAAGCCGCGCTCGCGGGCGTCACCGGCTATATCGGCTTCGACATGACGGCGCCGTCGCTGCACGTCGGCAACCTCACACAAATCATGTACCTACGCCGCCTTCAGCAGGCAGGCGGCAAGCCGATCGTGCTCCTTGGCGGCGGCACGACGCGGGTCGGCGATCCTTCTGGCAAGGAAGAGATGCGCCAGCTCTTGAGCGAAGAGCAGATCGTCAAGAACACGAACTCCATTCGCGGCACGTTCGAGAAATTTCTGAAATTCGGCGACGGGCCGAGCGACGCAACCCTCGTCGACAATTCCGAGTGGCTCTTAAAGCTCAACTATCTGGAGTTCCTGCGCACGGTTGGCCGCCACATGAGCGTCAACCGCATGCTTTCGATGGACAGCGTGAAGCTGCGGCTTGAGCGCGAGCAGCCAATGAGCTTCATCGAGTTCAACTACATGATCCTACAGGCCTACGACTTCGTAGAGCTGAAGAAGCGCTACAATTGTTCATTGCAGATGGGCGGCTCAGATCAGTGGGGCAACATCGTCAACGGCGTCGAACTCGGCCGTCGCATGGAGAGCTACAACCTCTTCGGCCTCACACAGCCGCTGATCACCACGGCGTCAGGCGCCAAGATGGGAAAAACCGCAGATGGCGCTGTTTGGCTCAACGCCGATATGAAAAGCCCGTACGAATACTGGCAATACTGGCGCAACAGCGAAGACGCCGACGTCGGCCGCTTCTTGAAGATCTTCACCGACTTGCCGCTCCACGAGATAGCGCGCCTCGAAGCGCTTCAAGGCGCTGAGATCAATGACGCAAAGAAAGTGCTCGCAACCGAGGCGACGGCGCTTCTCCACGGTCGTGACGAAGCCAACAAAGCGCAAGAAGCAGCGCGCGCGACATTCGAACAAGGCGCTCGGAGCGACAACCTTCCGACCTTCCCCGTGACGAGCGATGAGCTCGCTCAGGGACTTCGCGTGACCGCGGCGTTCACACGCGCGGAATTGGTCGCGTCGAATGGTGAAGCCAAGCGCCATATCAGCGCAGGCGCGCTCCGCGTGAACGACAACGCAATCTCGGACGAAGCAGCGATGCTCACCAGCGCCGATGTTGTCGACGGCGCGATCAAACTCTCGCTCGGCAAGAAGAAGCACGCGCTGTTGCGCGTAACTTAG
- a CDS encoding DUF3971 domain-containing protein, translating to MIRRSTLIAVEILLGLVAALAIGVGVAWWRFSQGPIELNSMRDQIETELSQARSGRPVGIERVELAWNPRGALELRAIGVTVEDGRGGVLSRSDEARISLDVLPLLIGRISVSRAEFIGGAITFTRRPNGAMHIAFGPEGSPPDIIIPAVITNETLEERVARVLDSMEAAFKPVGAGGSLREVSVRGAALTLIDESGGGRWTADAASIELARRGRSLALFGSAELEGAEGIAPATLRITTDTRFQSALIEFGAQNARPRALFSQAALGPFAGLDAPVTMNISVGMDREAGVNRFEGDVVIGEGSADVAGDRLSLSGGRLHGHYDIDSDELIIDQIALAGDRTRIGGDIRVRDVSAIMRAAPNEPAAFNISLPSMRVDVPGTFAEPLAITNVEVAGSIISAQRTVNVSRITARAGDGRFNGTGRLYWTDVDGSAHTGVQLDGALEGAVDARAVMHMWPVGLGESVREYLARTITGGRVTDATVHINVLPGDLIDGALQDDAIDVRFNVDSASMEFISTMSPVTHARGSGILRGNSFSMVVPEARFHGMPVTNGRIEAPRFKPDGQMMTISAHVDGDARPLLEVLAMEPISLGERLPIDAASATGRGSVNVRIQRPMVRDAPFEAWRFTVDGAIRDFAGNMSTRNVALSNGQLTVRGDQRAVTVSGPIRAGDSAIQNVRWTEYIGRPDDASSSEYQISGDFDANDLERLGYPVARYAQGRIGVTVTGQGRGFDVDNARIDLDLRNAAVQLPRDFWTKRAGQAASARFVVQRQSDGGLAFNDIDARGGGLLAQGRVRLARDNTLMEVDLPRLVVEGSADARLTAARAQDGALVVSIRGAMFNAEPFMGSQAPPEGGTATPTAAQGSTLDSGAMRASVIVDRLKMRGGATLADANVHVATVREGLMTLSAEGRSPGGESFSLTLGQRAGDARSRVRFRAGDAGFAVRALTGAENVVGGAASADGDWRGGAQSQARFNVGMRDFQVVRLPAMARLLSSAGSLTGLTEMLNGDGIGFLALDAEMTYANNRLQFAEGRMAGPSLGLTGAGSYDITRDNLDIDGVVAPSPMLNLSMLGSIPVIGDLLVSRRGEGVFGMTYSINGHAAEPRVGVNPVSALTPGILRRIFEPVPQREAEAPARNTGGAHMFNPSGSTPIAPDPNTPTEAGGGGTLLDALP from the coding sequence ATGATACGCCGCTCGACGCTCATTGCTGTCGAGATTTTACTTGGACTGGTTGCGGCGCTCGCAATCGGTGTCGGGGTCGCTTGGTGGCGCTTCAGCCAGGGCCCCATCGAACTCAATTCAATGCGCGATCAGATCGAAACCGAGCTTAGCCAGGCGCGGTCTGGCCGGCCGGTCGGGATCGAGCGGGTGGAGCTGGCCTGGAATCCACGTGGCGCGCTCGAACTGCGCGCGATTGGGGTGACGGTCGAGGACGGGCGCGGCGGCGTGCTTTCGCGCTCGGATGAAGCGCGGATATCGCTCGATGTGCTACCGCTCCTGATCGGGCGCATCTCTGTCTCGCGCGCGGAATTTATCGGCGGCGCGATTACTTTCACGCGGAGGCCCAACGGCGCGATGCATATCGCGTTCGGTCCAGAAGGGTCCCCGCCGGACATCATCATTCCCGCCGTTATCACCAACGAGACGCTCGAAGAGCGTGTTGCGCGCGTGCTCGACAGCATGGAGGCTGCGTTCAAACCGGTTGGCGCCGGCGGAAGTTTGCGCGAGGTCTCGGTGCGCGGCGCGGCGCTCACGCTCATCGATGAATCGGGTGGCGGCCGCTGGACAGCTGATGCGGCGAGCATCGAACTTGCCCGTCGCGGACGATCATTGGCGTTGTTTGGAAGCGCTGAGCTGGAGGGCGCCGAAGGTATAGCGCCGGCGACGCTGCGCATCACAACTGATACGCGCTTTCAAAGCGCTCTGATTGAATTCGGCGCGCAGAATGCGCGGCCTCGCGCGTTGTTCTCACAAGCGGCGCTCGGACCATTCGCGGGTCTAGACGCCCCCGTCACCATGAACATCTCGGTGGGCATGGACCGTGAAGCCGGCGTCAATCGCTTTGAAGGCGACGTCGTCATTGGCGAAGGTTCTGCCGATGTTGCCGGCGATCGCTTAAGTCTCAGTGGCGGGCGCCTCCACGGACATTACGATATCGATAGCGACGAACTCATAATCGATCAGATCGCGCTGGCGGGAGATCGCACGCGCATCGGCGGCGATATTCGCGTCCGTGATGTTTCCGCAATCATGCGTGCTGCGCCCAACGAGCCGGCGGCGTTCAACATTTCGCTGCCCTCGATGCGTGTTGATGTGCCTGGCACGTTTGCCGAACCGCTTGCGATTACGAACGTGGAGGTTGCCGGCTCAATTATTTCGGCGCAGCGCACCGTGAATGTCAGCCGGATCACCGCCCGGGCCGGCGACGGCAGGTTCAACGGGACTGGCCGGCTTTATTGGACTGATGTCGATGGTAGCGCTCACACCGGAGTGCAGCTTGATGGCGCGCTTGAAGGCGCCGTCGATGCGCGCGCCGTCATGCACATGTGGCCGGTGGGTCTCGGCGAGAGCGTGCGTGAATACCTCGCACGAACGATCACTGGTGGACGCGTCACGGACGCCACCGTTCATATCAACGTCCTGCCTGGTGACCTGATCGACGGCGCGCTCCAGGACGACGCCATCGACGTGCGCTTCAACGTCGACAGTGCGTCGATGGAATTCATTTCTACGATGTCGCCGGTCACGCACGCGCGCGGATCGGGCATTTTGCGCGGCAACAGTTTCAGCATGGTGGTGCCTGAAGCGCGCTTCCACGGCATGCCTGTCACCAACGGCCGCATCGAGGCGCCGCGGTTTAAGCCCGATGGTCAGATGATGACGATCTCCGCACACGTGGACGGCGATGCGCGTCCGTTGCTCGAAGTGCTCGCCATGGAGCCTATTTCGCTCGGTGAGCGACTGCCGATCGATGCGGCGAGCGCGACTGGGCGTGGTAGCGTAAACGTGCGGATCCAACGCCCGATGGTGCGCGATGCGCCGTTTGAAGCGTGGCGGTTTACGGTTGACGGTGCAATCCGTGACTTCGCCGGCAACATGTCGACGCGGAACGTGGCGCTGAGCAACGGGCAGCTGACTGTGCGCGGTGACCAGCGCGCCGTCACTGTGAGCGGCCCCATTCGCGCCGGCGATTCCGCGATCCAGAATGTGCGCTGGACCGAATATATTGGCCGTCCGGATGACGCGTCGTCGTCCGAATATCAAATTTCCGGCGATTTCGACGCGAATGATTTGGAACGGCTCGGGTATCCGGTTGCACGTTATGCGCAAGGGCGCATTGGCGTGACCGTTACCGGTCAGGGCCGCGGCTTTGACGTTGACAATGCGCGTATCGATCTTGATCTGCGCAACGCTGCGGTGCAATTGCCGCGTGACTTCTGGACCAAGCGTGCGGGCCAAGCGGCTTCGGCGCGCTTTGTTGTTCAGCGCCAGAGTGATGGTGGTTTGGCGTTCAATGATATCGACGCCCGTGGCGGCGGATTGCTCGCTCAAGGGCGCGTGCGGTTGGCGCGCGACAACACACTGATGGAAGTCGATCTACCGCGCCTCGTGGTCGAAGGCAGCGCCGATGCGCGCTTAACCGCCGCGCGCGCTCAAGACGGCGCTCTGGTGGTGAGTATTCGCGGCGCCATGTTCAACGCCGAGCCCTTCATGGGATCGCAGGCGCCGCCCGAAGGCGGGACGGCCACGCCAACAGCTGCACAAGGCTCAACGCTCGATTCTGGCGCCATGCGCGCAAGTGTGATTGTCGATCGGCTAAAGATGCGCGGTGGCGCGACCTTGGCGGACGCAAACGTGCACGTGGCGACGGTGCGTGAGGGCTTGATGACGCTCTCCGCCGAAGGGCGTTCCCCGGGAGGAGAGTCATTCTCACTGACATTAGGCCAGCGCGCCGGCGACGCGCGTAGCCGTGTGCGTTTTCGCGCGGGTGATGCGGGCTTTGCGGTTCGTGCGCTGACGGGGGCGGAGAACGTCGTTGGCGGCGCCGCGTCGGCTGATGGCGATTGGCGCGGCGGCGCTCAGAGCCAAGCGCGCTTTAACGTTGGCATGCGCGACTTCCAGGTCGTGCGCTTGCCTGCGATGGCGCGACTTCTTTCGTCCGCGGGTTCGCTGACGGGGCTAACTGAAATGCTCAACGGCGACGGCATCGGTTTCCTGGCGCTCGACGCCGAGATGACGTATGCGAACAATCGTCTGCAGTTCGCGGAAGGTCGTATGGCTGGCCCATCGCTGGGGCTCACCGGGGCTGGTAGTTACGATATCACGCGCGACAATCTCGATATTGACGGCGTCGTCGCCCCCTCACCAATGCTCAATCTCTCAATGCTTGGCAGCATCCCGGTGATCGGCGACTTGTTGGTGTCACGTCGCGGCGAAGGCGTGTTCGGGATGACCTATTCGATCAATGGCCATGCTGCGGAGCCGCGCGTGGGTGTGAACCCCGTCTCTGCGCTGACGCCGGGCATCTTGCGCCGCATATTCGAGCCCGTGCCGCAGCGTGAAGCCGAAGCGCCTGCGCGCAACACAGGCGGCGCCCACATGTTCAACCCGTCAGGCTCGACGCCAATCGCACCCGACCCGAACACGCCGACAGAAGCGGGTGGCGGCGGTACGCTGTTGGATGCGTTGCCCTAA
- the bcp gene encoding thioredoxin-dependent thiol peroxidase has product MAKTLKPGDPAPPFDLPTAGGGHVSLASLKGKRVILYFYPKDDTPGCTLEALNFTEKTKSFAAAKAVVLGVSRDSVAKHDKFAAKHGLKVQLGADETGEVTEAYGVWGEKTLYGRKFMGIERATFLIDTKGKIAHVWRKVRVPGHVEDVLKVVNAMDAK; this is encoded by the coding sequence ATGGCTAAGACGCTCAAACCCGGCGACCCCGCACCCCCTTTTGATCTTCCAACGGCCGGGGGCGGACACGTCAGCTTGGCTAGCCTCAAGGGCAAGCGTGTCATCCTCTACTTCTACCCAAAGGACGACACACCCGGTTGTACCCTGGAAGCCCTAAACTTCACTGAAAAGACGAAGAGTTTCGCAGCCGCCAAGGCGGTCGTGCTTGGCGTTTCGCGCGATAGCGTCGCCAAGCACGATAAATTCGCGGCGAAACATGGGCTCAAGGTGCAATTAGGCGCCGACGAGACCGGTGAGGTCACAGAGGCCTATGGCGTTTGGGGTGAGAAGACCCTCTACGGCCGCAAATTTATGGGGATAGAACGCGCCACTTTTCTCATCGATACGAAGGGAAAGATCGCCCACGTCTGGCGAAAGGTGCGGGTGCCAGGACATGTGGAAGACGTATTGAAAGTGGTTAACGCGATGGACGCGAAATAG
- a CDS encoding bactofilin family protein: MPALPEPTQQRRTAPARTGIASIIANGVKITGTIDADGAELQVDGEIEGNVRGGSLTVGDTGMVKGDVVSESVTVHGRVEGSVRARKVMLARNAHVLGDIVHQSLSVEMGAVFEGQCRYLQDPLSQSGPGAPAQPQVVSPQDRSNAFGGGNSVFGEPSNDDRMVSGVIVTGSN, encoded by the coding sequence TTGCCTGCTCTTCCTGAACCAACTCAACAGCGTCGCACTGCACCGGCTCGTACTGGCATCGCCTCGATCATCGCCAATGGCGTGAAGATCACGGGCACAATAGATGCTGACGGCGCAGAGCTGCAGGTCGACGGCGAGATTGAAGGCAACGTGCGTGGCGGTTCGCTGACCGTCGGCGACACGGGCATGGTCAAGGGCGACGTCGTTTCCGAAAGCGTGACCGTTCACGGCCGCGTCGAAGGTTCGGTGCGCGCACGCAAGGTCATGCTGGCGCGCAACGCCCACGTCCTCGGCGATATCGTTCACCAGTCCCTCTCGGTTGAGATGGGCGCCGTGTTCGAAGGTCAGTGCCGTTATCTGCAGGATCCGCTGTCGCAGTCAGGCCCCGGCGCCCCTGCCCAGCCGCAAGTGGTTTCACCGCAAGATCGCTCGAACGCGTTCGGTGGCGGCAACTCGGTGTTCGGTGAACCCTCGAACGATGACCGCATGGTCTCGGGCGTGATCGTCACCGGCTCAAACTAA
- a CDS encoding DMP19 family protein, producing MSFETAEVPAEAIEQPVPWIVQYQRVQCTGGSPLTTFQGVLCDEIVLPQSAADHGDPAQLVAAADAWVEALTNQAQFLPGEFAQEALWSFYARDYIAQVSVGGHAQYFANRGGDEVALRCASAGLKSMLADPHWELLTLLLRLKRSKPPVARKIAAEHGYRSANAALKDLDKRFADVEAKEPLAPRHKTWLKSLRKVKIAPDAEMTAHLQRIAQSNPLFPRRVMEADRMRAETLRASPPFRAAKALCDMAGLTISNFRILGFAPMRTAWPDGPDVRGYICRLETDKGVRGALFYREGAVFKRYLSVLVDQGGGLPIGSVALTEQQYAEIVPADV from the coding sequence ATGAGTTTCGAAACTGCGGAAGTACCTGCTGAGGCCATTGAGCAGCCGGTTCCTTGGATTGTGCAATATCAGCGCGTCCAATGTACCGGCGGCTCGCCCTTGACCACGTTTCAAGGCGTGCTGTGCGACGAGATCGTGCTGCCCCAGAGCGCGGCGGATCATGGTGATCCGGCGCAACTCGTAGCTGCTGCCGACGCGTGGGTTGAGGCGCTCACAAACCAAGCGCAGTTCTTGCCTGGTGAGTTCGCGCAGGAAGCTTTGTGGAGTTTCTATGCGCGCGATTACATTGCCCAGGTCAGCGTTGGCGGACACGCGCAGTACTTCGCAAATCGCGGCGGCGATGAAGTGGCGTTGCGATGCGCCAGCGCGGGTCTCAAGAGCATGCTCGCTGATCCGCATTGGGAATTGTTGACGTTGCTCTTGCGGCTGAAGCGTTCAAAGCCGCCGGTCGCGCGCAAGATTGCAGCAGAGCACGGCTATCGTTCGGCGAACGCCGCGCTGAAGGATTTGGACAAACGCTTTGCCGACGTTGAGGCCAAGGAGCCATTGGCGCCTCGTCATAAGACTTGGCTGAAGAGCCTGCGCAAAGTGAAGATCGCGCCTGATGCGGAGATGACCGCGCACTTGCAACGCATTGCGCAGTCAAATCCGCTGTTTCCGCGGCGGGTGATGGAAGCAGATCGCATGCGCGCGGAGACACTGCGCGCCTCGCCGCCGTTCCGGGCCGCGAAGGCCCTTTGCGACATGGCGGGGCTGACGATCAGCAACTTTCGCATTCTGGGCTTTGCGCCGATGCGTACGGCATGGCCCGATGGCCCCGATGTGCGCGGGTACATTTGCCGGCTTGAAACCGATAAGGGCGTGCGCGGCGCGTTGTTCTATCGCGAAGGAGCGGTTTTCAAGCGCTATCTCAGCGTGCTCGTGGATCAGGGCGGTGGCTTGCCGATTGGATCGGTGGCGCTCACCGAACAGCAATACGCCGAAATCGTCCCGGCCGACGTCTGA